The Cervus canadensis isolate Bull #8, Minnesota chromosome 21, ASM1932006v1, whole genome shotgun sequence genomic interval CAGCCTCGGCGGGGCGGCTCCCGGCGCCGCGACCAATGATCTCCTCCTCTGTTTAAATAGACTCGCGGTGTCAATCATCTTCTCCCTCGTCAGCCTCCCTTCCACCGCCATATTGGGCAACTCCAAAAAGGGGGCTCGTCTTTTcgggggtgtttttttttcttcctccctgttTTCCACTGGGCTCACTCTCTCGCCGCTCCGCGACTCCGCGACGCCCGCAAGGTTTGGAGAGGGCGCTCGGGCGGCGGGACCCGCGGGCTCTCGGCGGCCCGGACTCGGTGCGGCTCTGCCCCCTCCTGTCCCGGCGGCGCTCggctcccctcccctccgctcCCCGCCCTCCCGCTTGATCGGCCGGGATCGGGGCTGCCTGGCCCCGGGGGGCTGCccctcgccccctcccccagccccgcgcGCGCCTAGAAGCTCGGGCGCTGACTCGGCTCGCGTTTGTTTCTCTTGGCTCCAGGGGCCGGCGCAAGGCTTATAAAGAGGGGCTCGGGCTGGGTCGGGGCGTTTTGTTTTGTTCGGTTTTGtttggcgagagagagagagcgcgcgcGCGAGAGCCTCAGTCGCcgagaccccccacccccaccccaccccccgggaGGAAGATGTCAAACGTGCGAGTGTCTAACGGGAGCCCGAGCCTGGAGCGGATGGACGCCAGACAGGCGGAGTACCCCAAGCCCTCGGCTTGCAGAAACCTCTTTGGCCCGGTCAATCACGAAGAGTTAACCCGGGACTTGGAGAAGCACTGCAGAGACATGGAAGAGGCCAGCCAGCGCAAGTGGAATTTTGATTTTCAGAATCACAAGCCCCTGGAGGGCAAGTACGAGTGGCAGGAGGTGGAAAAGGGCAGCCTGCCCGAGTTCTACTACAGACCGCCGCGGCCACCCAAAGGCGCCTGCAAGGTGCCGGCGCAGGAAGGCCAGGATGCCAGCGGGGCCCGCCCGGCGGTGCCTTTACTTGGGTCTCAGGCAAACCCAGAGGACACGCATTTGGTCGATCAGAAGACTGATGCCCCGGACAGCCAGACCGGGTTAGCGGAGCAGTGCCCTGGGATAAGGAAGCGACCTGCCGCTGACGGTAATGACCCTTTCCGATGTGTAAAATGTCTGTCCCTGTCTGTCTGCCGCGCTCCTTCCCCTGCTTGAGGGTCTTTAACCGCAGCTTTCTTTTCAGCGCGTTCTGACTTAGCTTTTGGGGCGGAGGCGGGGGGAGCGCACTTTCCTACTGTGATGTTGTACATGCTGTTTATTTAGTTGCGTGCTTGTCTGTTTATGACTTTTAAGTCAGAAGCTTGAGATTGTGTTATCTGATCATTTCTCTAACTGAAAACATCGCCGCTCCTCCCAGCTAGACAGCGGTAGGTATGTGACAAGGTTGGGATGTTTATCAACTGCCTCCTCCTTCGCTTTGGAGAGAGAGCTTTGGAGCGTAGAAAATACACTTTCTGTTATGTGAAAACAACCTCATTTTGTGCCCTTAAAGGCCACGGGGAATGACGGACCCAGGATtgtgggtggaggtggtgggTTTTTTGTCCCCTGACTCTTGGGCTCACTTCTGTCGGccattgtttttttctaataatgattgtttgtgtgtgttctttttaaaattccctctTGCCCTTAGATTCCTCTCCTCAAAACAAAAGAGCCAacagaacagaagaaaatgtttcagaCGGTTCCCCCAACGCCGGTTCAGTGGAGCAGACGCCCAAGAAGCCCGGCCTCAGAAGGCGTCAGACGTAAACTACTCGGTGGGTTGATGACTTGGAGCAGATAAGTGACACCCCAATCGGGTTGCAGGAACTCATGTGCTTTCAAGCCCCAAGATAACCCGATCTCAGTGGTGGCTGGCAATGAAAACTTGtgggcttttgttttatgttttgggagGACAAAAAAGTAGGAATGGGGAAGACTGGGAATCAGTGGGGGGGGTGGGGTATTGTAGTTCTTCCCAGTTTTCACCTCCTgagattattttcctttgaagCACCAACTGATCAGAGCAAGTGTCCCAAGCAAGTACTTGTAACCAAGGCTCTGTGAGTAGGAAGGTCAGTTCCCTGAAGGTGCCATCAAAACATGTCCAGAACAATAGGTTCTTTTTCCATCTGAGCAGGAGCGGGGGTCTGCCTCCATCCCACTTCATGAGAATTCATCTCCCAGAGGACCACGTTGACTCAGTAACAGATTTTGAGCTCTCCATGGGCaaaaatggcaaataaatgatttaattcaAACTTTGAGGGAAAAGTGAGGCACTTTTCCTCACTGAAAAAGTGGTTCATATCCAGATAATAGTTAGAAATGTGACAAGAGAAATATGTgactttcttttgtctttatcaTTTTCATACGCTCTCACTCTCTCTGGCTTCTGATGAGTTTGGGGGATGGAGAAGGAAcctgtgtgtttaaaaaaataaaactgaaatggaaGGCTCAAAAATACTAAGGTTCCTGCGGAATTTCTGATAACACTGAAGTTGCAAAGCAGAAGTTAGAGTGACTCTGCCAGCGTAAGCAATCCAGGAACACGTCAGCATGTGTATGCTAATCATGCTATAACAGGAGAAGCTGGGTGCTTTAGAGGAAATGGAGAGTAGTTATCAGGGCTGGCAGGGGTAGGTGTACCCCCAACATTAGAAGTGGAGATTTTTGCCATCTactaaaatatgttcaacatGAAAAGCTAATTTGAATAATCAACCCCCAGCTTTACATGGATTGGTCTTCTTAAGGATCAAACTACACATATTCATAGTTTGTAAACTTCTTACAATAACTATGTCCTTCTTTCTCTGCCCAAACACTCTCACTAGCCTAGCATATAAAGAGATCCTAAGAAATGTTTACACTAACTTTTAAAATCCTCacctataaaaattttaaaaaggataaaggTGAGGttcaagttttgtgtttttaaatcagTGTCATATATAGGACTTGGCTACATAGACCTGCTATTTTTCAGAGCTTATATGAAACAGTGCTATGAAACCTCTACGTCACAGCTTATATATATGAAGTAGGTAAATTGGATGAAAATGATTTCTGAAGTAACCTTAACACCTGCAGCTCTTGGTTTGTGACTTGTGGCATAGGTCGTCAGATGAGCAAATCAGACCTGCTGAGTTTTGATCTGGCTCCATTCTTGCAAACCGAGAAGCACTTGTTAGTAAATATTGCCAGTTCAGAGAATACAGGAAATCGTAGTAAGGACCTATTCATAAGCATTCATGTGTCTATTTCTACATATGACTAAGACTAGAAgagtttgaggaaaaaaaaagtgaatagaaTTTTCTTTGGAGATACTTTATAAGTATCATTGCCAGttatttttcaaacagaaaattCTGCTACTCTTAAGTGTTAATGGTTTCTGAATTTTCCCATGTCTGTTCTTTCTCAGTATCTTTGACCCCAATTCTCTagaccagggtttctcaacctctgCACTGCTGACATTTGGGGCCGAATAATTCTTTGTTGAGGGAGGCTGTCCCGGGCATTGTAGAATGTTCTGGCAGCATCCCTGATCTCTTGAAGCACATGCCAATAGTAACTGCTCCAGTCATACCCAGTGTGACAagcaaaatgtctccagacattgccaaatgtccccccggggggggggcgggtggcgAAGGGCAGGCAGCAAAATTACCCACTGTTGAATACTACTGTTGTAGACAAAAACCTATAGCACAGGGGAGAGTGAAATGCCAGTGAGATAAATGTTGGTTGGAGATGACTCTAGTCACCAGCTTTTAGTATGTTCGTTCTTTCCCATTGCTCAGGTATTTCCCAGCtaaaacagtaacaaaataattCCGGTAATATATTGGCAATGTTATTCTAGTGCTTTTTCTTCTAATTCCTTCTCCTTGTTTCTTTTGCAGAATATGAGTATGTTTCCTTGTTTATCCGATACATCACTGCTTGATGAAGCAAGgaagatataaattaaaaatttgaaatacataTCTGACTCCAAGAATGGACAACCTTGACAAGCACTGAGCAGCAACAGACTTAATAACACTAAAGTTTTAGGCACTCTTAAGTCATCTGCCTCTAAAAGCATTGGATGTAGCATTGTGCAATTAGGTTTTTCCTTATTTGCTTCATTGTACTACCTGTGTatatagtttttactttttatgtagCACAGAAACTTTGGGGAAGGGAGGGCCGGGGAGGAGGGGGACTGAGGAATTGGcatgggggggggcgggggcggttgAAGAGCTTGCTTCGATTTAGAGCAAGGACAAAAATATTTGACTTGCATGAAGAGAAGCAGTTTAGGGGAAGggtttgaattattttctttaaagatgtAATGTCCCTTtcaatgaaaactgatatttcattttaaaaaatcatccaaaTTTGAACACTGGCTGCAGataattgctatttatttttacatgaagTGTTTCCTCATTTGGGAGCTCTGATGATTCCGTTATGTAGTagcaaatggcttttttttttttttttttaaacaacaacaaaagactccTCAGTGCTCCCCACTAGTCTCCCTTACAGTTGGAATTTACCAGTATTCAGCAGTCTGGTAATCACTCCAGGTACCTCTGAGCAAAACTCTGGCATGTATGTGGGGAGTGTTCTGAATGCTCAGAATTAACCGTTTAATTTTTATCAGATTTTTGAGaacatttcttaattttcttttcacttcaggGTGTGTAGACACAGTCAAAATAATTCTAAATCCttggatatttttaaagatctgtAAGTAACttgacataaaaaataatgaaataatttttaatttacagcTTCTCATTCTGTTTCTTAATTTGTCCAAAGGATAGtggtatttttaaaggaaaagtgaaTATAGAGAAAAGCACCCGTGGGTAGGCAAAATGGATGCTACATCTTTAAACAGTATTTTTACAttgcctgtgtatgtgtatgaaacAAAACCATTTGAAGTGTACCTGTGTACATAACTCTGTAAAGACACTGAAAATTATACTAACTTATTTAtgttaaaaagagattttttttttaatctagacaATATACAAGCCAAAGTGGCATGTTTTGTGCATTTGTAAATGCTGTATTGAGTAGAGTAggtttttccccttcttctgttCTTCTGTTAAATAATATGGCTATGCTTAAAAGGTTGCATACTGAGCCAAGTATAATTTTTTGTAATGTGTGAAAAAGACGCCAATTATTGTTACACATCAAGTAATCAATAAAGAAAACTTCCAGAGCTATTTGTTGAGTTGAACTGTGTATAAATATACCTTACTAAGCTTGAGGTGTTCGACTTAGCATTCTAGTCATTTCCACAAATGTAATATGAAGTGGCAAATACCTAGATAATTCAGGCCTACCACTCAGATGATGTTTATGTAGGACCGAATGTAGTAGTAATGCATTTCCACTTAGTTCTGTATGGGTGGACAAAACTTTAGAAGTGGAAAGTGGGAAAGCCACATTTTCATATTAATAAGATGGTAATATTTATATCTTCTAGAATATGAATGTGTCAGAACCAAAAATTCTTATATAAGTGTAGACTGATCACACACTTGCAGGATTGAAAATGAAACTAACATGGTGACTTCTCTAAATTCTGTATTTACACACAATGTTGTAAGGAACTAGAGCAATTGTTAAGACCCTCTAAGCTACACCTCTCTTCCAAAATATTCAGATATATAGGTCCTTTAGAAAGGGGCGTGCATTCCACACTAATTTAGATAGAACAGGTATCCTTAAAATTTAACTGGCCATCATACACCAATTTCTCAATTTCTAGATTTCCTGGTTACACTCTACACAACCTTAAACTGGTTAATCTGAATACCAAATCTGAGGGTTTGGGGGTCCCATATCCACATagcaaagttattttttatttaaataaagttaaacaGCATCTTAAAGTCAGATTTACTAAGATAATCCCTCTAATTTAAAATTCTCTTAGAAGATGTGGCTAAGGtgtaaaagtaaattattttttttaggaaTCTGCAAATTGTTAAATCGCAAAAATCTGGATTTGGATTAAATAGTTTCTCTTGAATAGTTGCATTTAATTTATTGCACCTCAAAGGGGGCTCTAAACAAGATAATTTCAGCTTATTTTGACCCGAAATTgcttatccaaaaaaaaaaaaaaaaaaacccaggattGTCTGTCTTCGACTGCCGGGAAGGGAAAAGTAGGTCCTTTGGTGGCTGGGCCACATCTTCCAAGTTGgggtattattttaattaaagactAAAGGTGTTTTTGTGATTCTATTCAAAACACGAAGGCAGGGTGTTTTTCAGGAAGAGactgagaaagcaagaaaaacaattcaaaatggGGAGGAAGGAGTGGAGAGTcaggaaataatgaaataaagtctctctgAGCCAAAAAGAGTACTTTAAAACGTGTTTCTAACAGATGGGGGGGGCAAAAATCCTCTTCTAAAAGCTGCttctaccccccacccccgtttctttctccaagagGCATCGTTAATGCGAATTTTTAGAGATTGCGTTTTAGGAGTACAGGGCCAGAAAGAAGTGGATGCTCGTCGCGCCAGGCACGTTCTCAGGAACGCAGCCCCTAAAGTCATCGTGTCGGTCCTTCGCCCGTTCTGCGTCAAGTCTCTAAACGTGTCCCCGAGATTCTGACCGTTCTCTCCCCGACCCCGGACTGCCTGGTCCGCCGCGGGCGTCACTCCGAGGGGATGCGGCCGCCAGCGCCAGGCACCCCCCACCCGGCTACTCGGGCCACCGCGCCGTGGTCTCTCCGCCCTGAGCCGCAGCCCTACGATCGCCCGCCGCGGCAGTTGCGGGGTCGGGCTGGCCGGAGCCTCGGCAAGAAAAAACTATCAAGTCTAGCTCCTCGTCTGCTACCGGCGGCTCCCGCACCTCCCGGATCGCTGAGCGCAGTTCCCGCGCCCCGGGCACCCAGAGGCCGTGAAGGGCGGCTGCGCCTCGGCCCGCACAGCTGGGCTGGGCGGTTTCTCCGAAACTTGCCTCTCTCATCATCTCCCCTCTGGGCTCAGAAAGAAGCGAAAACCCCCATTGCTCTCCACAATCAGACCCTGTCCATCAGTACCCCGCCAACTCCAGGGCGCTGGGGATATGTGAGCGGAGGGGAGAACCTTTCCGAATTCGTGGACCCTCCAGGGCAGCAGTccgctcccacccccaccccaggctccaaTGATCCGCAGCCCCGCGCATTTCGAAAGGCTTCTCGGCTCGCCGGCGGCCCAGGAGGGCCGCAGCCGCGCGCTAGAGGGGCCGAGCGCCGCTGCCGCTCGCGGGGGTCGCTTCCTCACTTACACCCGCTCTAGCAAGTCCCCCGGTCGCATCCCTGCTGCCCAGTGAGGGGGatcagggcagggcagggaagaACTAGGAAACTGTGAGTTCAGGGGCGTGATTGGAGACGAAGGGGACCGTGGAAATCTACAGGAGGGGAGCGGGGCGCGCGGCCTTTGAGGCCACGGTGCGCCCACCGGCCGCGCGCCGGGACCTTTCCCGGATGCCGAGGAACGTTGCCTTCGCCATTTCATCTTCACCCTTGTTAGCGTATACACTTGTTCTTCCGAAGCTTTTTCTGACtgggaaaaaaagtgttttaaaaactcATCTAGGATCTGATGTTTTCCAGACTACGAGTTTTTTAAGTTTGCCAAGTTTTTCACCTGGGCCACACCCTATGCTCGCTCCCCTGCCTCCCGGCCAAACTTAAGGTAAAAATCCTGCGCAGTGGGGGAGGGCAAGAGGGTCCACGGTCACGCTTGACCCTCCCTTCCCCCGGGTGTCGGCGTGGGGGCGGTGGCACCGCCTGTATCTCGGCtggcgtgggggtggggcagggtggggtcaGCGCCAGCCGGGACCCCGCAGAACCGAAAGTGTAGGCTTCACACGTCAATTCGAGGCCCCGTGGACTGGGGGGGCCTCTCCGCGTGCTGGGCCTGTCCCGCGTGGGAACACACACAAGAGGGAGGCAGGAATCAATAACTGAAAAGTACAAAAAGGAGTAGAGGCGGGCTGGGCGCGAAACATCGACGCGCCTCAAAAGGAAGGCGAAGAAAAGGCCGGGAGAAGGGCGCGCAGCCGGGGGACAGCGGGGCCGGGGGATTGCATCATTGCAGCTCCCCCGCCAGAAAAAAATGGGCTCCAAACCGCGGCCACCATCATGGCGCTCGGGCCGGGCCGCGCTTCCCGCGCGCCTTCCCTGAGCGCACGGGGCCACGGGCGCTTCGCGTCGAGCGAGAGATCTGCGGACACGTCCCCCGTCCCTCTTTGGCAcccggcccccaccccctcctgcctTTTGTGTGCTTGTGGACATGTGTGCGTGCCTCCCCGCGAGTGTGTGTGCGGACCCGAGAACttgcagattattttttttttttctctttttttccccctcctgtgCTGGTGGTTGTAAACTTGATTGGCATTGGCTGCGCCCACTGACCCCGGCGCCGAGTCCACTGAAGATTTAAGGTGGATCCGAGAGGCTGCAGCTTCGGGCGGAGTCTCGGGCTTTTAGCtagttttggaggaaaaaaaaaaaaacaccccaaaccGTGCGCCCGCCGTGTTTTTACGCATCCCCTGCGGTACCAGCCCcggcgcccgccccgccccgctggCTCCGCCCTCCTCTCGCTTCTTTCCCATTGGCCCGCGAGggcagtttgaattttttttttccttgggacGCTTGTTTTCtcgagggaaaaaaaaaaactactgcgCCCCAGATCGTGTGATGAAAGCTACTTCGGCGGCCGGAGGTGGGGTGTTGTAGCCGGTTTTGTGTAGCCGGGAGGAAGGTGTGTTGAGGGGCCGAGTTTCTAGTCCCCAATTTTCCTCCTAAGAGCGGTTGACAGTGTGCGAGCGGGTCGGGGGGCGTGGGGTCGCAGTAAACAATCTGGAGACGCTTGGGCTGGGGCACAGTGTAATATAAAAACGTTAATGGATGTCCAGGGCGCGTCGTTTCCCCGGCTGCTGGCCAATGGGACTGGGAGGCGCTGGCAGGATCCCTAGAGAAGACGCACCTTTCCCCTGCCTTGGGGAAGCATCGGgaagggcggggggcggggaagtGAAGGTGGCCTGGAAAAGTAGACCGTATCATTTCCTAGGAGGCTgggtgcggggggtgggggtgggcagtggtAAGAAACCGAAGAAATACATCTATagcaaaaatgtattatttcaaaGGTCATCCAGTCGGAATCCCTCAAGATTCAGGCAATGTCATTTTTACTGAATTTGTGGGGGGAAattgctttctgtctctgatttCTAGGGTGTTTTTGAATAAGGAAAATGTTAAAATCGAGGTAGAGATTGAGACTGAAAGGGCTTTTGATTTTTGAGTCtgaaatgaattctttctttACCATGTAGGATACTGTTATTTGTATTACAGGCCTAATGCAAATGATATCCTTCATTAATTTCTATCCCAGTTATGTTTTACTgtgaaaattttgaaagtttatgATAATTCGGATTATTCTCCAAATTACTGTATTTTCAGATTAGTGAAGTTAGCATACATACAGTTGTTTTCCCTCTTATTTTTGTGGCAGTGTACCTGATGATTAACCAGATATCCAGCCCCAGCCTTCAGTGTAACAGTTCCTATTCTGTCCAACCtacagtccatttttttttttttttactactaaaCTTCTCCAACACTTCCTAACCTCACTAACCCCATAAGGTT includes:
- the CDKN1B gene encoding cyclin-dependent kinase inhibitor 1B, encoding MSNVRVSNGSPSLERMDARQAEYPKPSACRNLFGPVNHEELTRDLEKHCRDMEEASQRKWNFDFQNHKPLEGKYEWQEVEKGSLPEFYYRPPRPPKGACKVPAQEGQDASGARPAVPLLGSQANPEDTHLVDQKTDAPDSQTGLAEQCPGIRKRPAADDSSPQNKRANRTEENVSDGSPNAGSVEQTPKKPGLRRRQT